Genomic segment of Panicum virgatum strain AP13 chromosome 9N, P.virgatum_v5, whole genome shotgun sequence:
TAATTTGATAATGAGTCCatgtttaatactcctaattggtGTTTAAATATGCGATGTAACAGAACTTATAACTAAAACTGAAAAAACTAAACCTGGTCTAAATTTGGTAAGCTCCCTGGTGCATTTAATTGGACAGTGTCTTACCCTGCAACATTTGATGCAACATAAACCACCCGAGATTCAGCTCCATTTTCTCTGAATGTGCAGGTTCAGATGAATCCAAACAATCCCCTACTATGTTAGCCAGCTAATAGTTGGCGGTCACTAGTACAAAAAGTCTCTTTTGTCCTAGTTACAAACCTCCTTTTATCCTGGTTTTGGAACCGGAACTATGAATTCGGGGCCAAAGACCTAGATCATTAGTCCCGATTCCTACACCCAGATTCAAACTCGAACTCATGACCTTTTGCCACGCGCATAGCTTTCTTACTGCCCCACCTACATAGCTCATGTGACACTAATAGAGATGCATGCTTTCCTTTTAAAACaacccgtggaaccccctaTACTTCCAATTAGCGTTATCAACCGGGACTAATGGTGACTCTTTAGTcttggttggtgttaccaaccaggCTAAAAATTTTAAATCTTAGTCCCGGATTGTAACACCAACCAGAACTAAAGAGGACATTTTAGTCCCTGTTGGAGGTTCCAACCGGTACTAGAAATCCCTTTCGACCCTAGCTACTGGACTCGAGACTAATGCATTCATTAGTCCCGGAACGAACGGCGGCTAGAATCAATGTGCAGGACCAAAGACCCTTTGTGTACCAGTGGGTATGTGTATTATTCATTGTGTGCACTATTTTTTCTTGGAGGAGAACTACGCTTCTTTAATACTAAAAGGATAAAAGTAGAGTCCTACAACGTCAGTGACTCGCCCTCGCAcaccaaaacatattttaaaaaaaaagacaagtgCGTAGTTGTAATTTTCGTAGCACAAATTCAACCAAAAGGAGTGAAACAGGATCTAGCCACTAAAGCTCCACCATCCCACCAAGAGTCCAAGACTCGATGCATATATGAAGGACTCGATAGAGGTCACAATTGTGCAGCCAAATAATTCTCAGAAAATTAAGGTTTTGTATGGATCCAAGTGTTAATAGATGGAAATGCTTGTATTTTAGCACTATCTTTTCTAAACAGGAGTGCTAATAGGGTAACCTAAACTTTAGCTAtgattcaaaaactttagtataTCTAATAAATGCTAATATATGCTAAAAATTAACACTTCACTTTAGCCCATCCAAACAAGCTATAAGATCTGCTATATATTACGATGAATACAAGAGCGTAGGATTGCGTAGAGCCTGATTGCATCGAATTTTCTTTCGAGGAGCATATGATTGTCCCTGTCGAATTTTCTCATCGGATGGCACTAACTGACTACGTCAATGGGCTGTTTTTAGGCTAAAAATTCGGTGAGCTATTGGGTTCGGCTTCTTCGCGGCCTTCTGCGGTTGGTTTGGGCGCCTCTTCTCGGTCTTTCGGGTGCAGTTCGTTTGGGCTTTTGGAACTGGGAATTTCAGGACGCATACAACATCATTTCTAGAAAGAGTCTTATTTACCTCCCTGAACTATGGATCGAGTTTACGTTTCCACCTTGAACTCAAAAATCGGGTATTTTGCCTCCTCGAACTCGCAAAATCAGATATATGACCTCTCTGGATGATTTTTCTTAGTGGTTTTCctctttttattttatgtttattttgaatgaattttaaaaaaaatcatattaaattacaaaaaaaattaaaaattaaaaattaaattttattaGACTCCACAAGAGTAGATCTATGCATTGAACATATTTTATGATATAATTtagtaaaaattatatttaaattttaaatttatattttttgtaACTAATTCATATTTACATCTTACTTAGTCCAATTATGGTGAACTTTTTATGATGAGATAATAATTATATTCTTAAGTTGCAATAAAAATTTTATGGTCATTGGATCATATATTCTTGACAAACGGAAGAGTCTGGTATAGCTTAGAAATAAATTCCTGAATCTATAACTCAATTATACATGATCTAGTgagcataaaatttttactacagctcgATCATTTAATTATTAGAGCACCATAGAAGTTTTCCTGGACCACAAAAAATGtagatatgaattaattatagaaaaatatatatctaaaattaaaaatacatttttacttAATTGTATCATATCATATGTTTACTGTATAGACCTACTCATGCGGAGTTCAAAAAaatgattttctattttatgatttactataattttttaaagatttatccaaaatatatatataagaaaaagaggaaaaccaCTAAGAAAAACCACCCAGGGAGGTCATATATCTGGTTTCACGAGTTTGAGGAGGCAAAATATCCGGTTTTCGAGTTTAAGGTAGAAACGTAAACTCAACCTATAGTTCAGGGAGGTAAATAGGACTTTTTCATTTCTCCTCACACTTTCACACTTTACTCTCCAATCTCAGCTAGCAGTGCTAGTGCCacgccaaccccccccccccccacccacccacccacccaaaaaaaaaagaaaaaagctagCAGTGCTAGCATAGTAGTAAGGAACACTTCTGCGGTTCTTGCCGGCGAGCTACTGCAAAACTGCATCTGCACGGCTAGCCGACAATCAGAATTTCTTTCGAGCATAGCTGGTGATTCTGAGGATTGTCATCTTGATTCCAAGAAATTCTGGACTTTTACGGGTTATTTTAAGGAGATATATATGAAATGGCGAGAGGGGCTGATCAAGTGAAAAGTGACAAAAGATATATACCCATTTAGCTCAAAGCAATAGTGACGACATCATTTCTTGTGATATCTTGTCAGCTCAAGCGGGAAAAGGTGGCAAATTAGGGAGAAGCAATATTATACCATGATCAGCACATGGTAATTATTGCTGAGCACAGTGCACAACAAAATCACAGAAACTAGCGGATGTCTCGCCCATTTCTATAGTCGAAGTAGCAGGTAATGACATTGAATCCTCCTGGCTATATGATCAATTTCTATTTTAACCATGACGCATTTTTCTGTCACTGCCCTTTTTTTTATATGAATCCTTTTAATTCAAGGAATTCATAGAGGTGCATAGCCACGTGAGGTAACACGCAATTCCAATAATCTGGGGATGATCTTTGTATAAGACACAAGCTAAGTCCACCCCACATTACATTTTAGAACCGAACCAAGACCAGTACTCCCTTTGTTCTAAATTATCGGTCATTTAGATCTGACCAAGTCTATATAGAAAGATAATTTAATTTTCATGATACAGTTAAATATACTATCAAAACACATATTTAATGGTGGAGTGTTAGTTGGAGATGTCGACACTTTTTTCTATAAAATTTGTTCAAAGTTGGATAAGGCCATCTCCAGTGAAAGAAGGAAACAGGTGCATCGTCCTCCGTGGCAACGCAAGTACATTGCTACACATCTGTGGTTATAGGTTGTTTCGTGCATATCTACGTAGGATTTTTAATGATGTagaggagagagggggaggagggagaacgAGGTGGTTGCTTCGCGAAACAACCCTCATAGACTAAAATTTTAAGGACTATGAGACCGTTTATTAAACATTGTATGAGTAGTTGTTATCTATACTCGTAATGTTCCTTCTTTTCATTCCATAAATTTAGGGATACATATAGTACTACTACGAGACAAACGAAAACAACAATCTATCGTAGAGGTTGTTTATTCAGTCATATCAAAATTATATTCAATTATTACATGAGATCGTCTATTAGACAGGTCCAACATACTTGCCTCGATGGCAAACTGAACATCTCATGACTTAAGCACACTTACATGCACGAGTACACAAACAAACGAGGCCATGGCCATGCGGACCATTCAACTCGGCTTTTACTACTTCACCTCGTTAACCAAGTACTACTACTAATAGCTTGGTATTATTCGTTCTTAATATTCTATTGATCTGTGCCACAACTGAGACCATTAATATGTAGTATATAATTCCTTGAGAATAAGCAGAGTACTGACTCCTCCTGTTCACCGTGTTGCATGCATGCCGTCCGGCCTGTCAAGGCTCAAGGCGTTGCAGTCGCGGTTGCAGGTGGGCACTGGTAGATAGATCGGCATGGCCGGGTGTACGGTTGGCCTGGACCTGCAGAAGGCGTCCTGCCTGGATTCAGCGGGTCGTAGGCTATATGCCCTCCTGCCAAGGCTCTCCCTGCACGCACGACACACCCAAAGCTCACCCGCGGTTAAATTGTTTGCCGCAAATTCAAAAGATGGCGAAACGATTGGGTTGCGCATGTGGGCCGTGTTGTGACTGTTGTGACCTAGTACCTgcctctgcagggatggcgtgcATGGCCGAGACGACGAGCAAGGCCACCAGGAGCACCGTGCAAAGGGGCAGggccttctgctgctgcttcgccatCGACGATCGGATGATCTCTTCTCGAtctcctagctagctagcctgcTGATGATGGATGGTGCGCTAGCTACTGGATGCAGAAGCTAGCCGGGCTCTGTGGGCATTATATAGAGGTGCAGGCCTAGGGTATGGGTGGTAAAATGTTTTAATTTTTAATCTAGATAATCTAAGAGTCGGATCCTAAAAAGATCGGGCTCTAATCCTATATAATTTTAAGCTATAAAATTTAATAACtaagttggattgtgaagagagcATTAGAACTATAGTCCATTGCCACTCCGCAAGCGCTGCATGCTGCTGCAGCCAGCACTGGAGCTGGAGGGTGATGCCAGGCATAGACCCAAGTCAACGGGTCATGTGCTTCACCTTTCTTCTCAAACCACTGTGACAGCCTCCTAATTTTCCTGGCCAATGGCTCCTGCATGCTGCACTTTACTTGTATATACCAATATTGTTCTGTTCGTTGTTGGTGTCATTCTTATCGCTCCATCCTGGTGGCCCGCCTGACTAACTACAGTGCAATCCACTGCCACTCATAATACAAGTCGCGGTAGAGTTAAACGATGGAAGATGACCAAGATATGCAGACTGGATTTGATAGTTTGATTGCGAGATCTCATGGGTGCGCTGCCAAACATGCAGCACTATGGGAAAGATAGTGTGCTAGTACACCTCAAAAGATCCCGCATGCTTACAAAAATTTTGCTTTATCTTTTTAAATTTCGCGGTAATAAACTTAATTATTTACATTTCACTGTCTTTGGATTTTTCATGATAAGAAAGAAGCATCCCGATCCcataatgtcatcaacatactaTGCTGTCGTATGAACCTAGAGAACACATTCTGTGCCACCGGCAAGTTAGGTGTGTGTTCCTGATTCAAGTACCATCTCTGAAGTGCAGggggaaaaaacaaaaaaagtggATAGAGCATGTAGTTATCCATGTGCATGGACAATAATTTGATATCAAATAAAAACTTACGCAacgaggaaaaaaaagagagaaataaGCATTTGAATAGTCCTATGtgtataagaaaaaaaaaaggagaaaagaagtgTTATAGTAAGAATAGCTTCTTCATATGTGACCTGACAAATCTGTCAGATCACATCACATCACCGAGGAACCGACTGACAAACTTGACATGCAAATGCCAAACTACAGGACAGATGAGATTACGGTCTCGCAAAAGAAACATGTTACGGCCAACATGCTTCCTTTGGTTATTTcatatttaaaagaaaaaaaacgaacTGGCAAGAGCGTTGCCTTCCTTATATATTAATATAGAAGAGTGAAAAAAGACGCTTTGGCTATTTCTTGATTTCGTAGGATCTCAAAAGGCAAACTGTAATGTGCCAAGTGTCCTTTTGTTAAGCACCTAACCGTTTGAATCTGAGGTGAACAATAACAAACTACTTCCGCATCAATCATGTTCAAAATGTGAGGCTTACAGATGGACCCTAGACCACATGTCAGTGTCACATAAACGGTATTTATCAGTTCAGGTTAACTTGAGATGGTCCTAAGCAATTCTAGTTCTCTTCATCCCTTGATTCCACCCTTTCCAGAAATTCAGAAGAAccttgggtgcgtttgttttgGACCAAAACGTTCATGATATGTTCTAAGCCTTAGCTGTTACATCTCCAATACTCACTCTCTTGCAGGCACCGACTTGTTATTCACATCAGATAAGGTCAATACGGCCTCCCTCGACAAGGCCCTTGATGGACTTGTACCGAAGAACATACAAGTCATCTGCAACCAAGTCCACAACCTCCTCTCCACTGCATGGAAATAAGCATCACCGGCAAGCAAAGTGTGTAAAAGTGCGAAGACAGAATTAAAGTGTGCCTGGGCACTTACATGTCATCTAGTTGGAAGGCTCCTACATCGCTCTTAGTCTTGCAGAAGACAAAGGTGTTGAGCTGAGGCTCTGGAACTGTACAATGCAATTGGAAACCGCATCAGATGGTACCTGATGGTCTATCACATGTACATGCCTAAAAGCACATTTGTTCTACATCCGAAGCAATAAAAAATCAAAAACCTGCTTTTTCAGAAATAGAAAATATGCTTTCTTTGCTCTTGAACCTTGCCTAAAAGTGAAGCAAAAGGCTTGTTCTAGAAAAGGTTAAGCTAAATTCCTGCTGCTGGCTATGCCAATATTGATCAGCATCAGAAGCTATGTGGTAGTTATTTGAGATTCCAGTTAGGTAATTTCCCTTTTTGTGAAGAAAGATAAGAAGTTAATTATTGACCGAATGCTTTTTTCAGAAAGAATTCTTAATTAAATGCACAGCAGTTCATTAGAGGTGAATTAGGAATGCAACAAGCCAAGAAATTTACACATTAAATTTCTTGAACATGAATCTTGGATGCATTCAGGACATACAAGAACCTAGCTATCATGCAAAAAAGAGATGTACTATGAAATTTGTGCCTGGTTGAGTTTTGACACTCTATGGAATGTACATTATACTAATGCAGATTATCGTTTTGTGGCAGCATCCGCATTTTCAGTTCATTTCTATCCATTCAATAATTAATATTTGATGATTACAATGCATCCCAATGTAATAAAGCCAATGCAAACGTTTTCCTATGCAATGGTCACACTCTACAGACTCAAGCATCACTTATGGTCTTATGCATCAACGGAAGAGGTTAGTAAGCATGCTGAGAAAAGCAAATTTCGACCTGATTTGGGGTGACACGGTCTGAAATTccaaaaataaattttccatgTTTCATGGCAACTTAGCGGGAGCATATTCAGCGAAGTCTCAAGATGCAGTAGGTAATCAGAACCATCACATGAGTGAAAGGGGCACTCTTATACTAGAGATAATTTGATAACTAAATTTTGATATTTAGGGGCTCAACTTTTGCATATAACTAATGACTAGATTCCCCAAAGATGAGACCGCGTACCAACTTTTAACATCCAGCAacctatgcaaatatgcaaTGACTGAAGCTGCAAGCATCAAAGCAGTACCACACCACGACATGGAACTCCATAATTTGGAAGGTCAAGTGAAGGATCTATACCCATGTCATCTTCAGTGCTCGACAACGACTGCCTGGAAACCGAGTCATAACCATATGGCAGTTTTGACAGCACAGACTGCTCCAGATGCTTTTCCATGATCTCCGCACAACTTGTGAAAGATGAAACACAAGAAGTTAGTTCCCATCAGAACCAACTAGTTTGACAAGCTGACACAAATAATTGTGGCAAATGCCAGTCCCACAGTCAGAATATACCTCTTGGCAAAACGGCGCTCCTGCGGTGACAGACGGCTGAGGAGGTCAGCAGACCTGGAGATGTGCATCGTGTACTTCTCAATCTGTAGCCAGCAATGGAATCAGATTGGCAACAATTCAGTAATTACAATTGGCCTGTTTCAGTGAACAGAGATTAGGTTCTGATGCAACCAACCTTCtgcaggcggaggcggaggtaggAGCGCAGAAGGAAGAGTGTGCGATCGAGGTCCATCTGGTAGAGAGAGGCCACCAGGTCATCGACACCGCTGTCCGCAAAGTCATCCAGTGTCTCCTCCTAGCAGCATCACAAGAATGAATCCGCATCATGCCCAGAGAATGAATCAAGTATTTGAGTGCGGCAAAGAAATCTAGAGAGGAGGGGTTGGCGACAGAGAGAAGGAAAGGACATACAAGGAGCTGGATCTGCTCGCGGACGCGGGAGACAAGGGGTGAGTCGAAGCGGAGGATTTCTGGCGCAGCCTTCTCGTTACGCCACGCCCGCTTGAGCAGCTCAACATCCGTGGTCGCTGCCTCGGCCGCGGACGCTGCAGCCTCGTCTTCGTCCCAAGAAGACATATTCCCCCTTCTCTCCCGCTCTCTACCGGCTCAGGTGGGAAGCTGGCAGTTCAGCAGCTTGAGGCGTGGCGCTGTCGGTTCTCCGGAACCTGTTTTTCGGGCTTCAGCTCCCGATTCCTCACTGGTGGAAGTGATTCTATCTGGGAAATCGTTTGGCAAGCTGACCGATTTCTGATTCCTGACATATGAACAAAATCGGTGACATCATGAACATACATCACACTATTTCCAAGTACTTGTACAAAATTAGTGATATCATGAAAATACATCACACTACTTCCCAGTCTTGTGCCAACATTTACAAAGACAGAGGAATGTGTGAAACAATATCTGAAAAACTGTTGCAGAACTTTCACATTTCAGAGTAATAAAAAGGGCAATTATCAGTTCGTGCAGCTCCAATCGATCATACCAATCATTTTTACAAGAAATACACACGCACACATGGAGATGTGAGGGAGCTCGGCCTCACCTTCACGGCCTAGAGGAGTCCGGCGCGTTCGGGCAGCGGCCTGGCGGTGGTCCGGCTGGAGAATGTCGAGGCTCCGTAAAGGAAGGCCTCtgtccggcggcggcctggaggagaGCCGCAGtgaggcggtggcggagggacGCTGTCGGATCTGGGACGGAGGGGCGGTCGGCGGTCGTGGCCCCAAACCCTAAACGGCCGTTGGCGAGAGCGGCGCGCGGACGGCGTGCGGAGGCGGACCGAGCGCGGTGCGGGGGGGGCGCTTGTTGCGGACGAGGCTCCCCTGCAATTGGCCGCCGTGCAGTTGAGTCACTGCGTGTGGGGCCTGCACGAGTGGGGCCCACGTGGCAGTGAACCAACTGCAGGGGAGGTAACTGCAGCGGATCCGGTTCCGCTTGTTGCAGGCGCGGCTTAGAGCAACTTCATTTTGTTCAAAGTTCCATCTCCAGCAGGTCCCTACTTAGGTGACTAAAATGTGGGCTGGGCATTCGGTTAGTGCGGTTAAATCAGTTCGGTTAATtcggttttgaaatatttcggtTATGACAAACTCTTAACCGAAATTGTAGCTAGAAATCTTTTAACCGCGTAAATTCGGTTGCGGTTAAATCGGTTCGGTTTTGCGGTTAACCGTAATGTATACAATACATAAATAACAAGCAAATAAGAATGAAATTATGACATCAACTACAAACTATTGGCCACTAAAATAAGCTTAGAAAGCTAGAAAAACAATTAATGTAGCCTCACTTAGATATCTTAATTATGAAAACCAAGAATTCTTGATATCTCACATGATTATACATATATTTAAGACATAAGATAAATACATATTACACTCAACTTGCTAAATCGGTTGATTCGGTTAAATCGGTTAGTTGCACATCAAAACCGAAATAATATGCGGTTAAAGAATATCTCAAAAAATTTAACCGCAAAATTAACCgttaaccgaattaaccgaCTTTTGCGGTTAAAGCGGTTCGGTTAATCGGTTTCGGTTATATTTTGCCCACCCCTACTAAAATGAGGGGTGACTAAATTGTGTAACTCTATACCCCGCACATGCGAGGGGAATCGATCCACTCGCACATACCGTGCCCTCGTCTCTCTCGCCGCCTCCGACGCATCCCCGCCGGCTCCGGCCTCCGCCCGCCTCCGTCGCCTCCGCTCCCCTCCGTATTCTCCGCCTCCGTCTCCTCTGCCGCCTCCCCTGCCGTCTCCTCCGCCGTCTACGCCCGCCTCCgtcgcctcccccgccgcccccgcgttcctcctctgcctcctctgtcgcctcccccgccgcccccacattcctccgcctccttcgccgccggaaccgccgccgccagagcctcctccgccgctgccgccggagctcgccggagaagaagcacAGTGCTTGTGCGATGTGGGATCTATTTTTCACATATGCGATGAATAGATCTCCCTACTCAATTTTCTCTCTCACCCCCTCAATTTGGTCACTCTCTACTTAGGCTACCAAAAGTAGAGTCCACCATTTTTAGTCTATTTAGTCGGTGCTGCTGGAGTAGAGACTACATTTTAAATAACTAAACTTGAAAAATAAGTGATTAAAAAAATTTTGTCACTCAAATTTAGCCACTCCACTTGAGTTGCTCGGAATTCGGGGGTGCGGTCGCGGCAAACTGGCGACAAACTCCTCCGAATTGACGAATTCGCCGGAGGCACCGGACCGTTGTTGGTCCAAGCGCCGATGACAATGGCCCACCACGGTCTTCTGCTCGATGAATATCCTGGAAGGCCGGCCCGAAATCTTGAGGACCTACCGGTTAAAAGGTGGATGTGGGCAGGCCGAAACGAATATCGGGTCGGGCTGGAAGTCAGGCTGGGCTGAGGTTAGGAGGAAGGGAGAATTCGGCGAAGTTGTGCTTTTGGGTTTTAGGAATTTTGAAGTTTCGGGGTTTCTATACAAATTtgaatagttttaattatttctaGCTAGAAAATAAAGAATGGTGTTGTTGAAAATTCGAAAATAAAGATAAAAAATTTAGTGATTTTTAGACTGTGAAACGTTGGGGTGTTACACTAGGTGCTTGACCTTATCTATTATTGATAATGAATTAAGATATTAAATTAGGAATAGTTTCAATTATTTCTAGCTAGAAAATAAAGAAAGGTGTTGttgaaaaaaaatctcaaaGGTTTAGTGATTTTTAAATGATGCTGAACATTGAAGTGTTACACTAGGCGTGTGAACTTATACATCACACTATTATTTATAAGCTTGTATATGTTTGCTTTAGTCTTCtagtttttttctttgtttagagtttttttcttatatttttgaaaagctTATTTGAGGCTTAGAGTCTAAGAACTCTTGGAACTTTTGGTTGTATATATCAACCATATGGATAGGAAGCTTGTACCTAGGTCGaggctttcaaaaaaaatatattaaagatATTTGACTTAGAATTAAAAAAGTGGCAAATATTTAAAACGAAGGGAGTAGTTTTGATATTTGCACCCACTGCATATTTTTCAGAACAGCATATTTTTCGCACAGAGTTCAGAACGAGGCCGGAATCTAAGAAACTGCACGGCGCGATTCATCTTATTTATAGTACCAAAGTATTACAGCCACTGCTGAAGATGTCCCGAAACACTTATATCGCATATAACTTGCCTTATCTTGAGGCTTACCATCCTATTCACCGACATCACACACACAGCCGCCATGTAATTATATCTCTggctttttattttgattttaaTTTGATTCATCACCCGCGCTGCGCCGGAAATTATTCATCTAagaagcagaagcagaagcagGGTACAGATCATGGCGCTTCGCCAGGAGGTGATTTGTTACACGCATAGATTTGGGTGCACCCGCGGCCAGAGTATGGCTGGCCTCGAGGCACGGACGGCGTGCTGCCGGGGTTCAGGGCTCCGTAGCCCACCTGCGCCAGCGCTCTCCCTGTGCGCAACCCACGCAAACAAACACGGGGTCAGTAACAAAACTTTTGCGGGTAGTTTGCGGCAGGAGCCAGGAGCAGGAGGAAGCGTTAGCGGCCTACCTGCGTCGACGTGGACAGCGTCCATGGTGAAGACGACGAGGAGCGCCAACAGGAACACCACgcaaagctgctgctgctgccgcggcgTCCCCATCTGCTCTGCTTCTTTCTCTCGACGATGGGCTCTGTATCTGCGAGATGATGCGCACGCTTCGCCGAGCCTTTTTATATAGAGAGAC
This window contains:
- the LOC120688117 gene encoding DNA replication complex GINS protein SLD5-like, with the translated sequence MSSWDEDEAAASAAEAATTDVELLKRAWRNEKAAPEILRFDSPLVSRVREQIQLLEETLDDFADSGVDDLVASLYQMDLDRTLFLLRSYLRLRLQKIEKYTMHISRSADLLSRLSPQERRFAKSCAEIMEKHLEQSVLSKLPYGYDSVSRQSLSSTEDDMVPEPQLNTFVFCKTKSDVGAFQLDDIGEEVVDLVADDLYVLRYKSIKGLVEGGRIDLI